From Citricoccus sp. SGAir0253, a single genomic window includes:
- a CDS encoding VOC family protein, whose product MMRLDHVSYAVGPEGLTDTVARIADALGIERVKGGVHPRFGTRNAIFPLRNRQYLEVVEALDHPSSEKAPFGQAVRARSEMGGGWMGWCVAVDDLSPFEERLERHSVPGNRKFPDGRELTWRQIGIKGLIADPQVPYLLRWDDGTEDLHPSQAAEPQASLSAITIAGSRERVRDWLGLDDPQQKVKDLNVEFQAPSGTPGILSVTFETPKGTVTL is encoded by the coding sequence ATGATGCGCTTGGATCACGTCTCGTACGCCGTTGGCCCGGAGGGTCTCACCGACACCGTGGCCCGGATCGCCGATGCCCTGGGCATCGAACGCGTCAAGGGTGGTGTGCATCCCCGCTTCGGCACCCGCAACGCGATCTTCCCGCTGCGCAACCGCCAGTACCTCGAGGTCGTCGAGGCCCTGGACCACCCCTCCTCCGAGAAGGCGCCCTTCGGCCAGGCCGTGCGCGCCCGCTCCGAGATGGGCGGCGGCTGGATGGGCTGGTGCGTGGCCGTGGACGACCTCTCCCCCTTCGAGGAGCGGCTCGAGCGCCACTCCGTGCCCGGCAACCGCAAGTTCCCGGACGGCCGCGAGCTGACCTGGCGCCAGATCGGCATCAAGGGCCTCATCGCGGACCCGCAGGTGCCCTACCTGCTGCGCTGGGACGACGGCACCGAGGACCTGCACCCCTCGCAGGCCGCCGAGCCGCAGGCCTCCCTCTCGGCCATCACCATCGCCGGCTCGCGCGAGCGCGTGCGCGACTGGCTCGGCCTCGACGACCCGCAGCAGAAGGTCAAGGACCTCAACGTGGAGTTCCAGGCGCCGTCCGGCACCCCGGGCATCCTCTCCGTGACCTTCGAGACCCCCAAGGGCACCGTCACCCTCTGA
- a CDS encoding cation transporter: protein MVALLNLGYLGVEMAVAVAIGSVSLFADSVDFFEDFAINVLIVVALGWSMRGQARAGKALAAIILLPALAAAWTAVVKAGDPEAPDPVALVVTAGGALVVNLACTLVLRRFRHGSGSLTAGAFLSARNDVLVNAAIILMGLLTAWTGSGWPDLVLGVVIIVLNVGAAQEVWETATEEHLAARALAGDLDDD from the coding sequence GTGGTCGCGCTGCTGAACCTGGGCTACCTGGGCGTGGAGATGGCGGTGGCCGTGGCCATCGGCTCGGTCTCGCTGTTCGCCGACTCGGTGGACTTCTTCGAGGACTTCGCCATCAACGTCCTCATCGTGGTGGCGCTGGGCTGGTCGATGCGCGGCCAGGCCCGCGCCGGGAAGGCGCTGGCGGCGATCATCCTGCTGCCGGCCCTGGCCGCCGCGTGGACCGCCGTCGTCAAGGCGGGCGATCCCGAGGCTCCGGACCCGGTGGCCCTCGTGGTGACCGCCGGGGGCGCGCTCGTGGTGAACCTGGCCTGCACGCTCGTCCTGCGGCGGTTCCGCCACGGCAGCGGCTCGCTGACGGCCGGGGCGTTCCTGTCCGCCCGCAATGACGTGCTGGTCAACGCGGCGATCATCCTCATGGGGCTGCTCACCGCCTGGACCGGCTCCGGGTGGCCGGACCTCGTGCTCGGCGTGGTGATCATCGTGCTCAACGTGGGCGCCGCCCAGGAGGTCTGGGAGACCGCCACCGAGGAGCACCTCGCGGCCCGCGCGCTCGCCGGGGACCTCGACGATGACTGA
- a CDS encoding YibE/F family protein gives MALTDEHAGHGHGLEAGPAADDALTGPGGAPRRRVVLVLAAILVPVTVLLVAAMAALWPSGAHREMTLADPYGTSSGVSLFSGTVTAVEPRDCGPQAGTLETPGGAVVGRDAAAGQACVDAIVDPDGGGTDRARVAIPPEVGASLDVEPGDRLRALDLTALPGGTGGQSADHVFVDFERTVPVAALALLYALVVVLVARWRGLRAILGLGLAFAVLFWFMVPALFEGGPPLWIGLVGCSLIMVVVLYFAHGFSLRTTTALLGTLIGLGLTALLALWGTDAAYLTGMGDEYSYVLASVAPEVRLSGIVLCGLLVAGLGVLNDVTITQSSAVWELQAADPRASARDLFAAGMRIGRDHIASTVYTIAFASAGAALPLLMVVSLYDRSLADTLLSGELVEEVVRILVGSIGLVLAIPVTTAIAVTVAKTVQAGSGPRPAAAGEDRHR, from the coding sequence ATGGCCCTCACGGACGAGCACGCCGGCCACGGGCACGGCCTCGAGGCCGGCCCCGCCGCCGACGACGCCCTCACCGGTCCCGGCGGCGCCCCCCGCCGCCGGGTGGTCCTGGTGCTGGCCGCGATCCTCGTGCCGGTCACCGTGCTGCTCGTGGCCGCCATGGCCGCCCTGTGGCCTTCGGGCGCCCACCGGGAGATGACCCTGGCGGACCCCTACGGGACCTCCTCGGGCGTGAGCCTGTTCTCCGGGACGGTCACCGCCGTCGAGCCCCGGGACTGCGGACCGCAGGCCGGCACCCTCGAGACCCCCGGCGGTGCCGTGGTGGGCCGGGACGCAGCCGCCGGGCAGGCGTGCGTGGACGCCATCGTGGACCCCGACGGCGGCGGCACCGACCGCGCGCGCGTCGCCATCCCCCCGGAGGTGGGGGCCTCCCTGGACGTGGAGCCGGGGGACCGGCTGCGCGCCCTGGACCTCACGGCACTGCCGGGCGGGACCGGCGGGCAGTCCGCCGACCACGTGTTCGTGGACTTCGAGCGCACGGTCCCCGTGGCCGCGCTCGCGCTGCTGTACGCGCTCGTGGTGGTGCTGGTCGCGCGCTGGCGGGGGCTGCGGGCCATCCTCGGGCTCGGCCTGGCCTTCGCCGTCCTGTTCTGGTTCATGGTCCCCGCGCTGTTCGAGGGTGGGCCGCCGCTGTGGATCGGGCTCGTCGGCTGCAGCCTCATCATGGTGGTGGTGCTGTACTTCGCCCACGGGTTCTCGCTGCGCACCACCACGGCGCTGCTCGGCACGCTCATCGGCCTGGGCCTGACCGCGCTGCTCGCCCTGTGGGGCACGGACGCCGCCTACCTCACCGGCATGGGGGACGAGTACTCGTACGTGCTGGCCTCCGTGGCGCCGGAGGTCCGGCTCAGCGGGATCGTGCTGTGCGGCCTGCTCGTGGCCGGGCTCGGGGTGCTCAACGACGTCACCATCACCCAGTCCTCGGCCGTCTGGGAACTGCAGGCCGCCGACCCGCGGGCCTCCGCCCGGGACCTCTTCGCGGCCGGCATGCGCATCGGCCGCGACCACATCGCCTCCACCGTGTACACGATCGCCTTCGCCTCCGCCGGCGCGGCCCTGCCGCTGCTGATGGTCGTCTCCCTGTACGACCGCTCCCTCGCCGACACGCTGCTGTCCGGCGAGCTCGTCGAGGAGGTGGTGCGGATCCTCGTGGGCTCGATCGGGCTCGTGCTCGCCATCCCGGTCACCACGGCGATCGCGGTGACCGTGGCCAAGACGGTGCAGGCGGGGTCCGGGCCGCGCCCCGCCGCCGCGGGGGAGGACCGCCATCGCTGA
- a CDS encoding glycine--tRNA ligase, with the protein MAPKSTLDAVISLAKRRGFVFQAGEIYGGSRSAWDYGPLGVELKDNIKTQWWNTFVRGREDMVGLDSSIILPRAVWQASGHVDTFTDPLVECTSCHHRHRQDHLIEAFEAKKGRRPEGGADGMEEVVCPDCGTRGAWTEPQTFSGLMKTFLGPVDNEEGLHYLRPETAQGIFVNFLNVVGAARRKPPFGIGQIGKAFRNEITPGNFIFRTREFEQMEIEYFTHPDEAGRYFDSWVEACWEWFTDLGIKPENMRRFDVPEDERAHYSDGTIDIEYRFGFQGSEWGELMGIANRTDFDLASHTEASGTKLQYFDQATGERYTPYVIEPSFGLTRSMMAFLVDAYREEEAPNAKGGMDVRTVLGLDPRLAPVKAAVLPLSRKEELVPTAKRLADELRGVWNIDYDDAGAIGRRYRRQDEIGTPYCITVDFDSLEDQAVTIRERDTMAQERVGLDQVRGWLFERLSR; encoded by the coding sequence ATGGCCCCCAAGTCCACCCTCGACGCGGTCATCTCCCTCGCGAAGCGCCGCGGCTTCGTGTTCCAGGCCGGCGAGATCTACGGCGGTTCGAGGTCGGCGTGGGACTACGGGCCGCTCGGGGTGGAGCTGAAGGACAACATCAAGACCCAGTGGTGGAACACCTTCGTGCGCGGGCGCGAGGACATGGTGGGGCTGGACTCCTCCATCATCCTGCCGCGCGCCGTGTGGCAGGCCTCCGGCCACGTGGACACCTTCACGGACCCGCTGGTGGAGTGCACCTCGTGCCACCACCGCCACCGCCAGGACCACCTCATCGAGGCCTTCGAGGCCAAGAAGGGCCGCAGGCCCGAGGGCGGGGCGGACGGCATGGAGGAGGTCGTCTGCCCGGACTGCGGCACCCGCGGGGCGTGGACGGAGCCGCAGACCTTCTCCGGGCTGATGAAGACCTTCCTGGGCCCCGTGGACAACGAGGAGGGGCTGCACTACCTGCGCCCCGAGACGGCCCAGGGCATCTTCGTGAACTTCCTCAACGTGGTCGGCGCCGCCCGCCGCAAGCCCCCGTTCGGCATCGGGCAGATCGGCAAGGCCTTCCGCAACGAGATCACCCCGGGCAACTTCATCTTCCGCACGCGCGAGTTCGAGCAGATGGAGATCGAGTACTTCACCCACCCGGACGAGGCGGGCCGGTACTTCGACTCCTGGGTCGAGGCGTGCTGGGAGTGGTTCACGGACCTGGGCATCAAGCCCGAGAACATGCGCCGCTTCGACGTCCCCGAGGACGAGCGGGCCCACTACTCGGACGGCACGATCGACATCGAGTACCGCTTCGGCTTCCAGGGCTCGGAGTGGGGCGAGCTGATGGGCATCGCCAACCGCACCGACTTCGACCTGGCCTCGCACACCGAGGCCTCCGGCACGAAGCTGCAGTACTTCGACCAGGCCACGGGCGAGCGGTACACCCCGTACGTGATCGAGCCCAGCTTCGGCCTGACCCGCTCGATGATGGCCTTCCTCGTGGACGCCTACCGCGAGGAGGAGGCGCCCAACGCCAAGGGCGGCATGGACGTGCGCACGGTGCTGGGCCTGGACCCGCGGCTGGCCCCGGTCAAGGCCGCCGTGCTCCCGCTGTCCCGCAAGGAGGAGCTCGTGCCGACCGCCAAGCGGCTGGCGGACGAGCTGCGCGGGGTGTGGAACATCGACTACGACGACGCCGGCGCGATCGGCCGCCGCTACCGCCGCCAGGACGAGATCGGCACGCCGTACTGCATCACCGTGGACTTCGACTCCCTCGAGGACCAGGCCGTGACCATCCGCGAGCGGGACACCATGGCCCAGGAGCGCGTGGGCCTGGACCAGGTCCGCGGCTGGCTGTTCGAGCGGCTCTCCCGCTAG
- a CDS encoding GNAT family N-acetyltransferase, whose amino-acid sequence MTAPDAGRQLPPGLALRPWAEGDDLRLLEVWGDPADPQQHQDRAMLRPSSAGPAAGREAGPWARCLVAEDEGVPVAAAVVYASSVHPQRLWCYAETARGLRRRGIATALLEALRAEVRSAREAGEIGTAELKARFAVVPGAGDDAGDGGDDGPGEGTAGTEAFLAGQGFAPLQRSRRVAVGPGVITPPELDGTGVTVEDLATGSVELTQAVAAFYEATHGWDPAVMTVGRAQQLLLGPATGASGAVVLRPRPKAEGGLVHAFAISYTPERTDDPTDVLLGWNPELAPADAQFAVGALLSLLTTQYPVQVEVDEAMDALAPILDQLVATGHARVLLDTRIWATDAAR is encoded by the coding sequence ATGACGGCTCCCGACGCCGGCCGGCAGCTGCCGCCGGGCCTCGCCCTGCGGCCGTGGGCCGAGGGTGACGACCTGCGCCTGCTCGAGGTCTGGGGCGACCCGGCCGACCCCCAGCAGCACCAGGACCGCGCCATGCTGCGGCCCTCGAGCGCCGGCCCGGCGGCCGGGCGGGAGGCCGGGCCCTGGGCGCGCTGCCTCGTGGCCGAGGACGAGGGCGTGCCCGTCGCGGCGGCCGTCGTCTACGCCTCCTCGGTGCACCCGCAGCGGCTCTGGTGCTACGCCGAGACCGCCCGGGGACTGCGCCGCCGGGGCATCGCCACCGCGCTGCTCGAGGCCCTGCGCGCCGAGGTGCGCTCCGCCCGGGAGGCCGGGGAGATCGGCACCGCCGAGCTCAAGGCGCGCTTCGCCGTCGTGCCCGGTGCCGGGGACGACGCCGGGGACGGCGGCGACGACGGCCCCGGCGAGGGCACCGCGGGGACCGAGGCGTTCCTGGCGGGGCAGGGCTTCGCGCCGCTGCAGCGCTCCCGGCGCGTCGCCGTCGGGCCCGGGGTGATCACCCCGCCGGAGCTGGACGGGACGGGCGTGACCGTGGAGGACCTGGCCACCGGGTCCGTGGAGCTCACGCAGGCCGTCGCGGCCTTCTACGAGGCCACGCACGGCTGGGACCCGGCGGTGATGACGGTCGGCCGGGCCCAGCAGCTGCTGCTCGGGCCCGCGACCGGGGCCTCCGGCGCCGTGGTGCTGCGACCCCGGCCGAAGGCGGAGGGCGGTCTCGTGCACGCCTTCGCGATCTCCTACACCCCCGAGCGCACGGACGACCCCACGGACGTGCTGCTCGGCTGGAACCCGGAGCTGGCCCCGGCGGACGCCCAGTTCGCGGTCGGGGCGCTGCTGTCCCTGCTGACCACGCAGTACCCCGTGCAGGTCGAGGTGGACGAGGCGATGGACGCGCTGGCGCCGATCCTGGACCAGCTCGTGGCCACCGGCCACGCCCGGGTGCTGCTGGACACCCGCATCTGGGCCACGGACGCCGCGCGGTAG
- a CDS encoding PaaI family thioesterase, translating into MEQATDPVADPVAGEAGGRSAEARLRAQRAAAILAVDTPVTDQGITFVDGDASGCRMRMTVRPRQCNSHGICHGGITMLLADTAAAYALNTGEETPRWVTSHSSSSLLAPGREGEELTATAVVGSGGGSTRIVDVTLAEPDGTVVLEMRNVMVRLRG; encoded by the coding sequence ATGGAGCAGGCGACGGACCCGGTGGCGGACCCGGTGGCGGGCGAGGCCGGCGGCCGCTCGGCGGAGGCGCGGCTGCGCGCCCAGCGCGCCGCCGCGATCCTGGCGGTGGACACGCCCGTGACGGACCAGGGCATCACCTTCGTGGACGGTGACGCCTCCGGCTGCCGGATGCGGATGACCGTGCGCCCCCGGCAGTGCAACTCGCACGGGATCTGCCACGGCGGGATCACCATGCTGCTCGCGGACACGGCGGCGGCCTACGCCCTGAACACGGGCGAGGAGACCCCGCGCTGGGTCACCTCGCACTCCTCCTCGTCCCTGCTGGCCCCCGGCCGCGAGGGCGAGGAGCTCACGGCGACCGCGGTGGTCGGCAGCGGCGGGGGGTCCACCCGGATCGTCGACGTCACGCTGGCCGAGCCGGACGGCACCGTGGTGCTGGAGATGCGCAACGTCATGGTCCGCCTGCGCGGCTGA
- a CDS encoding homoserine O-acetyltransferase, producing MTMTSPHQASTVLPEGGLQSLPVGALDFEAGGHLPAVEIAYETWGTLNADRSNAVLVLHALTGSTHVARSTGEPEEGWWEGVVGPGAPIDTDRWFVVAPNMLGGCYGTTGPSSLDPEGTPWGSRFPFTTIRDSVRAEARLADALGIDAWQAVIGGSMGGARALEWAATYPERVRGMAVIACGAHSTAEQIAFAQAQVQAITLDPDYHGGDYYGRSRPDAGLGIARRIAHITYRSEPDMAARFGRSPQPDEDPFGHPVRRAGRYQVESYLDHQATKLTGRFDANSYLVLTEALMSHDVSRGRGTEAEVLAGIPATAFIAAVDSDRLYFPGQSQELARQLPGDVPVFMIDSPIGHDGFLTDLDQVAGEMKRVLGL from the coding sequence ATGACCATGACCAGCCCCCACCAGGCCAGCACCGTCCTCCCCGAGGGCGGCCTGCAGTCCCTGCCCGTCGGCGCCCTCGACTTCGAGGCCGGCGGGCACCTGCCCGCCGTCGAGATCGCGTACGAGACCTGGGGCACCCTCAACGCCGACCGGTCCAACGCGGTGCTGGTGCTGCACGCCCTGACCGGCTCCACCCACGTGGCGCGCTCCACCGGGGAACCGGAGGAGGGCTGGTGGGAGGGCGTCGTCGGTCCGGGCGCGCCGATCGACACGGACCGCTGGTTCGTGGTGGCCCCCAACATGCTGGGCGGCTGCTACGGGACCACGGGGCCGTCGTCGCTGGACCCCGAGGGCACCCCGTGGGGCTCGCGCTTCCCGTTCACCACGATCCGCGACTCCGTGCGGGCGGAGGCGCGGCTGGCCGACGCGCTGGGCATCGACGCCTGGCAGGCGGTCATCGGCGGCTCGATGGGCGGCGCGCGCGCCCTCGAGTGGGCGGCCACCTACCCGGAGCGCGTGCGCGGCATGGCCGTCATCGCGTGCGGGGCGCACTCCACGGCCGAGCAGATCGCCTTCGCCCAGGCCCAGGTGCAGGCGATCACGCTGGACCCGGACTACCACGGCGGGGACTACTACGGTCGCTCCCGCCCGGACGCGGGGCTCGGCATCGCCCGGCGGATCGCGCACATCACCTACCGCTCCGAGCCGGACATGGCGGCCCGCTTCGGGCGCAGCCCGCAGCCGGACGAGGACCCCTTCGGCCACCCGGTGCGCCGCGCGGGGCGGTACCAGGTGGAGTCCTACCTGGACCACCAGGCCACCAAGCTCACGGGCCGCTTCGACGCCAACAGCTACCTGGTGCTGACCGAGGCCCTCATGAGCCACGACGTCTCCCGCGGCCGGGGGACCGAGGCGGAGGTGCTGGCCGGGATCCCCGCCACGGCGTTCATCGCCGCCGTGGACTCGGACCGGCTCTACTTCCCGGGCCAGTCCCAGGAGCTGGCGCGCCAGCTGCCCGGGGACGTGCCGGTGTTCATGATCGACTCGCCGATCGGCCACGACGGGTTCCTGACGGACCTGGACCAGGTGGCCGGCGAGATGAAGCGCGTGCTGGGCCTCTGA
- a CDS encoding O-acetylhomoserine aminocarboxypropyltransferase/cysteine synthase family protein: MTDTPNTEASLPASAAEDQAADVADWGFETRQVHAGIPDQNPYGATALPIIQSNSFDFPSHEVAADRFALKDLGPIYTRIGNPTQEAVEGKIAALEGGAGALLLASGQAATTFSILNLAGAGDHVVVSASLYGGTQNLFKHTLAKVGITTTFVQDPDDPEEWRGAVRDTTRAFFGESLGNPRGDVLDIRTVADIAHEAGVPLIVDNTLATPYLLRPIEHGADVVVHSATKYLGGHAVAMGGVIVDAGSFDYASQPERFPGFNTPDESYDGLVFARDLGVDGILGANLAYILKARVQLLRDYGSSISPFNAFLINLGLETLSLRMERHVANAQRVAEYLEGHAQVLSVIHPGLASSPWHERAQRYLPRGAGGFVSFEIDGGREAGARFVDALRLHHQVANIGDVRSLVIHPASTTHSQLTEAEQRAAGVTPGLVRLSVGVESIEDILADLEEGFAAANVSA; the protein is encoded by the coding sequence ATGACCGACACCCCGAACACCGAGGCCAGCCTTCCCGCCAGCGCCGCGGAGGACCAGGCCGCCGACGTCGCGGACTGGGGCTTCGAGACCCGCCAGGTCCACGCGGGCATCCCGGACCAGAACCCCTACGGGGCCACGGCGCTGCCGATCATCCAGTCGAACTCCTTCGACTTCCCCTCCCACGAGGTCGCCGCGGACCGGTTCGCGCTCAAGGACCTCGGGCCGATCTACACCCGGATCGGCAACCCCACGCAGGAGGCGGTCGAGGGCAAGATCGCCGCGCTCGAGGGCGGGGCCGGTGCCCTGCTGCTGGCCTCCGGCCAGGCCGCCACCACGTTCTCGATCCTCAACCTTGCCGGCGCCGGGGACCACGTGGTGGTCTCGGCCTCCCTCTACGGCGGCACCCAGAACCTCTTCAAGCACACCCTGGCCAAGGTCGGCATCACCACCACCTTCGTGCAGGACCCGGACGACCCCGAGGAGTGGCGCGGCGCGGTCCGGGACACCACCCGGGCGTTCTTCGGGGAGTCCCTCGGCAACCCCCGCGGGGACGTGCTGGACATCCGCACGGTCGCGGACATCGCCCACGAGGCCGGGGTCCCGCTCATCGTGGACAACACCCTGGCCACCCCCTACCTGCTGCGGCCGATCGAGCACGGCGCGGACGTGGTGGTGCACTCGGCCACCAAGTACCTCGGCGGGCACGCCGTGGCCATGGGCGGGGTCATCGTGGACGCCGGCTCCTTCGACTACGCCTCCCAGCCGGAGCGCTTCCCGGGCTTCAACACCCCGGACGAGAGCTATGACGGCCTGGTCTTCGCCCGCGACCTGGGCGTGGACGGCATCCTCGGGGCCAACCTCGCGTACATCCTCAAGGCGCGCGTGCAGCTGCTGCGCGACTACGGCAGCTCCATCAGCCCGTTCAACGCCTTCCTCATCAACCTCGGGCTGGAGACGCTGTCCCTGCGGATGGAGCGGCACGTGGCCAACGCCCAGCGGGTCGCGGAGTACCTCGAGGGCCACGCGCAGGTCCTCTCCGTGATCCACCCCGGGCTGGCCTCCAGCCCGTGGCACGAGCGCGCGCAGCGTTACCTGCCCCGGGGCGCCGGCGGCTTCGTCTCCTTCGAGATCGACGGCGGCCGCGAGGCCGGGGCGCGCTTCGTCGACGCCCTGCGGCTGCACCACCAGGTGGCGAACATCGGCGACGTCCGCTCGCTCGTCATCCACCCGGCCTCCACCACGCACTCCCAGCTCACGGAGGCCGAGCAGCGCGCCGCGGGCGTCACGCCCGGGCTCGTGCGGCTGTCCGTGGGCGTGGAGAGCATCGAGGACATCCTGGCGGACCTCGAGGAGGGGTTCGCCGCCGCCAACGTGAGCGCGTGA
- a CDS encoding alpha/beta hydrolase has translation MTDTTAPFPATDPVVRWSRPEDERAGTHLLVLIHGYGASEHDLFGLVPGLPEKFTVAAVRAPITMDHGGYTWFPIIGTDESWPLAVRAAVEDLQAWVAAQRPHFASTSLLGFSMGMAMATSLLRREPEAYRAIVGLSGFAIDPDWSPTGPGTGPLAGFFDDEAVERARPKVFWGRDQADPVITPDKVEYTHGWMNAHVDLTKVVYAGIGHSISPQELGHVREFLDAVVR, from the coding sequence ATGACCGACACCACCGCCCCGTTCCCCGCCACCGACCCCGTCGTCCGCTGGTCCCGCCCCGAGGACGAGCGCGCCGGCACGCACCTGCTGGTGCTCATCCACGGCTACGGCGCGAGCGAGCACGACCTGTTCGGGCTCGTCCCCGGGCTGCCGGAGAAGTTCACCGTGGCCGCGGTGCGCGCCCCGATCACCATGGACCACGGCGGGTACACGTGGTTCCCGATCATCGGCACGGACGAGTCCTGGCCGCTGGCCGTGCGCGCCGCCGTCGAGGACCTGCAGGCGTGGGTGGCCGCGCAGCGCCCGCACTTCGCCAGCACCTCCCTGCTGGGCTTCTCCATGGGCATGGCCATGGCCACCTCGCTGCTGCGGCGCGAGCCGGAGGCGTACCGGGCCATCGTGGGCCTGTCCGGCTTCGCGATCGACCCCGACTGGTCCCCGACCGGCCCGGGCACCGGCCCACTGGCCGGCTTCTTCGACGACGAGGCCGTGGAGCGCGCCCGGCCGAAGGTGTTCTGGGGCCGGGACCAGGCGGATCCGGTCATCACGCCGGACAAGGTGGAGTACACGCACGGCTGGATGAACGCCCACGTGGACCTCACCAAGGTCGTCTACGCCGGGATCGGCCACTCCATCAGCCCCCAGGAGCTGGGGCACGTGCGGGAGTTCCTCGACGCCGTGGTGCGCTGA
- a CDS encoding RNA-binding S4 domain-containing protein, with the protein MPSRPERHAPQSPSSHPVPLEIRDDVIRLGQALKLANLVEDGADARVVIEAGLVQVNGDPETRRGRQLHHGDVIEFSGEAVKVVPAGH; encoded by the coding sequence ATGCCCTCACGCCCCGAACGCCACGCCCCGCAGTCCCCGTCCTCGCACCCGGTGCCGCTCGAGATCCGCGACGACGTGATCCGGCTGGGCCAGGCGCTCAAGCTCGCCAACCTGGTGGAGGACGGGGCGGACGCCCGCGTGGTGATCGAGGCCGGCCTCGTCCAGGTCAACGGCGACCCCGAGACGCGCCGGGGCCGCCAGCTGCACCACGGGGACGTCATCGAGTTCTCCGGCGAGGCCGTGAAGGTGGTCCCGGCCGGGCACTGA
- a CDS encoding type II CAAX prenyl endopeptidase Rce1 family protein, with protein sequence MTTPAAPRPAAPATPAPAAAPSARTVRWEIAIVLGLSLGRSAVYAVVDLLEKMSRGPLAGQTTTLNPPLADRQYFDLAYQLLDIGFALVPVLLVFHLLWIRGRNPFRTLGLDLRRPGADLGWGAALFLVIGLGTLAVYAGGRAAGLTTAVVGSAMNEYWWTTPVLVLSALRHAVLEEVIVVAWLFDRLGYLQQLRAGADPALPVAEGGLRRWAGGAFPPLNPVAVVVACAVLRAAYHLYQGIGPGIGNLVMGLVFGAVYLRHRRVAPLVVAHLLLDVTGFVAYPLLAQLGWFGT encoded by the coding sequence GTGACCACCCCCGCAGCTCCCCGCCCGGCCGCTCCCGCGACGCCCGCGCCGGCCGCCGCCCCCTCGGCGCGCACGGTCCGCTGGGAGATCGCGATCGTCCTGGGGCTGTCCCTGGGCCGGTCGGCGGTCTATGCCGTGGTGGACCTGCTGGAGAAGATGAGCCGCGGACCGCTGGCCGGGCAGACCACCACGCTGAACCCGCCGCTGGCCGACCGCCAGTACTTCGACCTCGCGTACCAGCTGCTGGACATCGGCTTCGCGCTGGTGCCCGTGCTGCTCGTGTTCCACCTGCTGTGGATCCGCGGGCGCAACCCGTTCCGGACCCTCGGCCTGGACCTGCGCCGCCCCGGGGCGGACCTCGGCTGGGGCGCGGCGCTGTTCCTGGTGATCGGCCTGGGGACCCTCGCCGTCTACGCCGGCGGCCGGGCGGCCGGGCTGACGACGGCGGTGGTCGGCAGCGCGATGAACGAGTACTGGTGGACCACGCCGGTGCTGGTGCTCTCGGCCCTGCGGCACGCCGTGCTGGAGGAGGTCATCGTGGTGGCCTGGCTGTTCGACCGGCTCGGCTACCTGCAGCAGCTGCGGGCCGGGGCGGATCCCGCGCTGCCGGTCGCCGAGGGCGGGCTGCGCCGGTGGGCCGGCGGGGCGTTCCCGCCGCTGAACCCCGTGGCGGTCGTGGTGGCCTGCGCCGTGCTGCGCGCGGCCTACCACCTGTACCAGGGCATCGGTCCCGGGATCGGCAACCTGGTGATGGGGCTCGTGTTCGGCGCGGTCTACCTGCGCCACCGCCGGGTGGCGCCGCTCGTGGTGGCCCACCTGCTGCTGGACGTCACCGGCTTCGTCGCCTACCCGCTGCTGGCGCAGCTCGGCTGGTTCGGCACCTGA